acttgactgaaaaaaGCACTAATATAAAATATCTAATGTATAAATGtagaagcatattattattattattattaacaagattgttacacaaacaacaatgtcacacatgttatatgtgctgatgttgttagaaagtccaaattaaagtttatttcaaatcctgcagtttcatttgctgctgctgttctcaccagcacacttgtgtttcttacactggtacttagaagagaatctttcaccacacacactgcaactcaacactttctctcccgtgtgtgttctcatgtgtgctacaaGGTTCGATCGTTCACAAAAGCTTCTgttgcagattgaacaggaatgtggtttttcaccagtgtgtgttctcttgtgtcttttcaaatgttgactttctgcaaaacctttaccacagattaaacaggaaaaaggtttttcaccagtgtgtgttctcatgtgtactttcaaatggtTACTTTGTccaaaacctttactacagattgaacagataaaagatttctctccagtgtgtgttgttCTGTGTTTGTCCAAACATGAACTTcgtgcaaaacctttaccacagattgaacagataaaacgtttttcaccagtgtgtcttctcatgtgtactttcaaatattgactttctgtaaaacctttaccacagattgaacaggaaaaaggtttttcgccagtgtgtgttctcatgtgcgctttcaatttgttacttagaacaaaacctttactacagattgaacagataaaagatttttctccagtgtgtattgttCTGTGTTTTTCCAAACATGAACTTtgtgcaaaacctttaccacagattgaacagataaaaggtttttcaccagtgtgtgttctcatgtgtactttcaaattgcaacgttgtacaaaacctttaccacagattgaacatatAAAagatttttctccagtgtgtaatattgtgtgttttttcaaactctgactttctacaaaacctttaccacatattgaacagataaaaggtttttctccggtgtgtcttctcatgtgtgttttcagatGACAACGGTatttaaaggttttgtcacagtgagaacatttgaagtgagtgttgtcagtgtgacatgtcttatcatctttagagtcttcatcatcagtgtcaggagagtgtgacgttgtgtcctcactatctgatagtggagctaagagcttgtctgcttgtgatcctccacagtggtctccatcagcttctgttgtcatgtgttgtgttgagctgctgctcttctcctcactttcacctttgacctcatcatcttcactcttcacagggacaccagtcactgggaactccaccagtccttcaagatgatctccctcctgactgatgctgtgttccacctCTTCCTCTTTTAGGTGGGGCGCCAgtgagtcttcctcttcctttttacagggcagggtctgtgtcaaagaggaaaaggagacaCCAGAGGGTCTGTGGCGCCTGGTCTTCCTCTTTGATGGATCCTCCTTCACCATCCTGAAGCTACActcctgtttttcaggcagaagttgttcttcacagacgtctgcaggacacaaaatgacaaacatgcttgAGAAATGTCCAGATTTGATCAGTCACACGAGTTTACATGtacttaaaataacaagttaTTATATGAATTGGCCTTAAAACATACACactgctctttacaacattattcacaggaaaaGACCACTTTCTACGagtgggcaatatggcctaaaatctatattgccatACATTCCCTTCCacttgagtgcagctgggataggctccagcgccccctgtgatTTTATATCAGCTACTGatgtataaacttggagaaaagattaggAGGTTTACAGTGTAAATCTGTATTCTGTATTGTTGTCTCTGCTATGACGCCATCTTGTGGTCGACTTCTCTCACTGCGAGTGTTGTGGATTATCCCATGCTTCTCCCGTGCCTGATCCTTTGtcatttggtacattgtgtaaagataagtgtgaccagtagatggcagtcacacataagagatacctgtagactacaatatgatcccagtaaacaacaccaaaactttaaatgttgcattgaaaataaagaacattacacacggcactcaaaaatctgtccaaatgttttagtacgattttgaagccgcaccgcttgatggattgtcggcccattatggCTaccagtcagagatacaagtgtcactattgtgtgtgtgtgtgtgtgtgtataaggcccgcaaaatggcacccattagcagacatattatccggCTTTTCTTACCTGGTACATGCTGatgtttatttgggatctgcataagtcctgaaaatttgcgcacaaccgccactgtagtccgtgacgatgccgtagtcgatgagcttcttctttttctctatcttcttgttatgggacattcatcctctgctgttgccatttctaatataaagtagtgtaaagttcttacttatatctgtcagttaactcgccatgaaagcactaaaacataccggtgtagtgagtttacattattcacccaagggactttggttattagagagttccggtcggacggtttttcacgggacacatttcgggcgttgttgttgcactagtgagccacggatgaggagatgctgctccgttattgattgaagtaaagtctgaatgtcagtaaaacagttagctccatcttttgacacttcttccactcccgtccttgcacgctacaccgctacaacaaagatgacggggagaagacgctgtcgaacgtgagccacgtaaataagaccgcccacaaaacggcgcatcctgaagtgaccaccataaagcgacttgaagatgatctgtaaaacatcatctatgcaacattttgaccaaagaaccaccattacttgttgtgtatagctcggttggtagagcggccgtgccagcaacatgagggtttcaggttcgatccccgcttccgccaccctagtcactgcctttgtgtccttgggcaagacactttacccacctgctccaagtgccacccacactgcttgaaatgtaacttatatattgggtttcacaaagcgctttgagtcacttgagaaaaagcgctatataaatgtaattcacttcacaaggaagtattttacaaaatcataatatgacccctttaatgggtcttataatccagtgcgccctatgttccggaaaatacagtacattaaaaTTCAGCATTGTATTAACACGAACACTACTTACACTACTAACACTACTAACACTACTAACAATACTAACAATACTAACACTACTAACactactgcacacaggaaaacgtgTGGATGAGAATTGCAAGGAGCCGAAACAAAGATTATGACAAGAGGCTCACTTTGTTCATGTACCGTAAGTGTACTGTGGAATTAACAtgttcaggtgctgagagcgatgcacagagtgagacctcttagtCCAGTTTAAAATCCACAGACCAAGAAGGAAACACGTTGACAGCAATTTATTGATGACAGCAAGAATTAAGTTATTaggtttattttcatttatatcgGTCCCGGCCTACGATTGCATGAATATTTTAATGCCTCGGGACAtcgtatttaatgctttttaataccatttaaggccttaatttagGCCATCAattacttttaatgctttttaatgacccaaGAAACCCTGCTAAAGCTCTTAAATTCATACAAATGTGGACAGATCTATGCAAAAATCGACAGTATAATATCAGTATAAGTTCGATACAGTGGTTTGATCGATATTttgaattatatatattttgttattgtttacaaactaagTAAAAAAGGAAGACTTTAAGGGCATGAACCAAATGATTTCATTCAGAgccatatttaaaggggaacattatcacaatttcagaatggttaaaaccattaaaaatcagttcccagtggcttattttatttttcgaagtttttttcaaaattttacccatcacgcaatatccctaaaaaaagcttcaaagtgcccgattttaaccatcgttatatacacccgtccattttcctgtgacgtcacatagtgaagccaacacaaacaaacatggcggaaagaacagcaagctatagcgacattagctcggattcagactcggatttcagcggcttaagcgattcaacagattacgcatgtattgaaacggatggttgtagtgtggaggcaggtagcgaaaacgaaattgaagaagaaactgaagctattgagccatatcggtttgaaccgtatgcaagcgaaaccgacgaaaacgacacgacagccagcgacacgggagaaagcgaggacgaattcggcgatcgccttctaaccaacgattggtatgtgtttgtttggcattaaaggaaactaacaactatgaactaggtttacagcatatgaaatacatttggcaacaacatgcactttgagagtgcagacagcccagttttcatcaattaatatattctgtagacataccctcatccgctctcttttcctgaaagctgatgtgtccagtccagttggaaatgcatctgctttgagtgtcgcaggatatccacacattcttgccatctctgtcatagcatagctttcgtcggtaaagtgtgcggaacaaacgtccaatttcttgccactttggcatctttgggccactggtgcaacttgaatccgtccctgttcgtgttgttacaccctccgacaacacaccgacgaggcatgatgtctccaaggtacggaaaacagtcgaaaaaacggaaaataacagagcagatttgacccggtgtttgagaaaatggcggattgcttcccgatgtgacgccacgttgtgacgtcatcgctccgagagcgaatgatagaaaagcgtttaatttggcaaaattcacccatttagagttcggaaatcggttaaaaaaagaaggtattttttctgcaatatcaaggtgtatattgacgcttacataggtctggtgataatgttcccctttaaatattcagttgatattctaacaccaccatcctgtgtttttgtctgattatgatTGCGAACAAAAATTGACTCATTGAATGATCTTGAAAAATGTAAATATCAGTATCGACATTGGTATGaccgatactgcccctgtaactacttgctactggatcgatacctacatttgtagtatcagccaaaactaaagtatcaaacaacaaaacaagtgattattacattttagcaaaagagaagaataagtgattattacattttaacagaaatgtagatagaaacatgttacaTTAGAAAGTtcctaaataaaaatattgttCATGGAATTGTTGAGACATTTCTAGGATGTATTAACGATTTTTACGAGATTTTGATAGATTTTAGTACATTCTGAGGCCAGCACGGCTCACTTggcagagcagccgtgccagaaactcgacggttccaggttcgatcctagtcactgccgttgtgtccttgagcaaggtactttacccacctgctcccagtgccgcccacactggtttaaatgtaacttagataatggctttcactatgtaaagcgctttgagtcactagagaaaagagttaaaaaatatacttcacttcacttaaaagAAAAccacactttattttattttgcctatcaagaACACacgttgtttttcttttttatgcattctaaatagtaaataaatgcgatcaaaagtctgcttacaatagaggCTATTAGAGTCGCACTATTCTGCCTACAAAGAACTTAAAAcatatccaaacacctccattaagttgTTATGTACATGCAGTAGGTATATATTGGTAAGTTGGTAATGAATAGCATCCTGCCAGCTGCTATGCTGACAGTTATTTTAGTACCTGTCATTAAAGACAAGCCTAGTAAGGTAGGGACTATGGACAATTATCGACCTATCGCCCGATCTAGCATGCTATCTAAAGTGCTGGAAAGTGTGATCATATACAGAGTTGGGATCTTATTTGCACCGCAGACAACCAGTTTGGCTTTAAGAGCAAGTACAACACTGACTTGTGTGTTTATGCTTTACAAGAAGCAGTAGAAAAATACAGACTGCAGAGCCCAACAATGTTGGTAGGGTTTATTGATGCATCTAAGGCATTTGACAGAGTCAACCATCTCAAACTCTTCACCAATCTGAAGCATAGGGGTGTtctgggtagggatgtcccgatccaggtttttgcacttccgatccgataccgatgttgtttttgcacttccgatccgataccgataccgaccgatactggcctatccgagcatgtattaaagtttaaagttatttagcctacttagttgtcagaatcatgttgaaaagggttttagtactcttgataacaactagccagctgaattaggggagtttgaacaatacacaatggttggtaacaagaaactgacctgtttattcaaggataaacacaaaatagacaaaattatacatgacaaacagaaatggcatcattgaactagggctgggcgatatggcctttttttaatattgcgatattttaaggccatattgcgatacacgatatatatctcgatattttgccttagccttgaatgaacactcgatgcatataatcacagcagtatgatgattctatgtgtctacattaaaacattcttcttcatactgcattaatatatgctacttttaaactttcatgcagagaaggaaatcacaactaaaaaaaaatcactatttttttcatacggtgttgatctggaaatgtttgcctcggcattttgatggtgtggacgtgtggcaccgaatggagataagcgtctcgacagacgtcacaatatttgaacaatgatgacgaaaactgttttctctgtcgtgtccgtgtgtcgaaaattgttatgcgctttttttttttaattttgattttgtgtgtggcatagatttgccgtgcgcagaggacgcttcagcagtgcgcaattgcacaggcgagcaccttagagggaacgttgctcgcacggctgcgctagcaccacagctaacgttagccatgcagctacctctctgctcgaagaggacgtgacagtatgtgacgtatgacgtgacagtatgtgacgtgtgtaagaaggtgcgcttgctgtctgtgagagggagacacaggaaagagtgagaagagcctgtcgtgtaatgccagcagctaaaagcaactgcgtgagaatccacagacctgtggatgtgttgaaggtgtgctggaaaatgcggaacggaaattagggagcagcagaaaagtggaatgtattatttaaatctgtgcgttggaaaacacggaccggaatatttttttaaactggatctggatcggcattttcccatgccttgccgatacgcaatttttggcaaatatcggcggccgatccgatccaaatatcggatcgggacatttaATAGTAGTTAAATTCGACCGAACGACGACAACCACGCGGTTGCAAGTACCAgacgtatatacagtcgtgatcaaaagtttacatacacttgtaaagaacatcatgtcatggctgtcgtgAGTTTCCaaaactttctacaactcttatttttttgtgatagagtgattggagcacatacttgttggtcacaaaaaacattcatgaagtttgcttcttttatgaatttattatgggtctactgaaaatgtgagcaaatgtgctgggtcaaaagtatacatacagcaatgttaatatttgcttacatgtcccttggcaagtttccctgcaataaggcgcttttggtagccatccacaagcttctgcttgaatttttgaccactcctcttgacaaaattggtgcaggtcagctaaatgtgttggttttctgacatggacttgattcttcagcattgtccacacgtttaagtcaggactttgggaaggccattctaaaaccttcattctagcctgatttagccattcctttaccacttttgatgtgtgtttggggtcattgtcctgttggaacacccaactgtgcccaagacccaacctccgggctgatgattttagcttgtcctgaacaatttggaggtaatcctcctttttcattgtcccatttaaagcacaagttccatcggcagtaaaacagacacagagcataatactaccaccaccatgcttgacagtgggcgtggtgttcctgggattaagggcctcgccttttctccttcaaacatattgctgggtattgtggccaaacagctcaatttttggttcatctgaccacagaactttactccagaaggtcgtatcttcgtccatgtgatgtcagattacacaacaattgagctgtttggccacaatacccagcactatgtttggaggagaaaaggcgaggcctttaatcccaggaaca
The sequence above is drawn from the Nerophis lumbriciformis linkage group LG33, RoL_Nlum_v2.1, whole genome shotgun sequence genome and encodes:
- the LOC133575717 gene encoding uncharacterized protein isoform X1; this translates as MCERTIAKYEEELCPTKEEKERQHQLLDVYYKKHHQVVLHRTDVCEEQLLPEKQECSFRMVKEDPSKRKTRRHRPSGVSFSSLTQTLPCKKEEEDSLAPHLKEEEVEHSISQEGDHLEGLVEFPVTGVPVKSEDDEVKGESEEKSSSSTQHMTTEADGDHCGGSQADKLLAPLSDSEDTTSHSPDTDDEDSKDDKTCHTDNTHFKCSHCDKTFKYRCHLKTHMRRHTGEKPFICSICGKGFVESQSLKKHTILHTGEKSFICSICGKGFVQRCNLKVHMRTHTGEKPFICSICGKGFAQSSCLEKHRTIHTGEKSFICSICSKGFVLSNKLKAHMRTHTGEKPFSCSICGKGFTESQYLKVHMRRHTGEKRFICSICGKGFARSSCLDKHRTTHTGEKSFICSICSKGFGQSNHLKVHMRTHTGEKPFSCLICGKGFAESQHLKRHKRTHTGEKPHSCSICNRSFCERSNLVAHMRTHTGEKVLSCSVCGERFSSKYQCKKHKCAGENSSSK